The following proteins are encoded in a genomic region of Nicotiana sylvestris chromosome 4, ASM39365v2, whole genome shotgun sequence:
- the LOC138889893 gene encoding uncharacterized protein: protein MIPIDQLKEFIEGTIKNKYEVAVKSSLTYAKPYTARVDTLKMPAGYQPPKFQQFNGKSNPKQHIAHFVETCNNARTYGDYLIKQFVRSLKGNAFDWYTDLEARSIDSWDQLEQEFLNRFYNTRRTVSMIELTNTRQRKGEPVIDFINRWRNTSLNYKDRLSEASGIEMCIQELMIDATTGYEAMSFMDGSSGYNQICMAPKDEELPAFRTPKGIYCYKVMPFGLKNAGATYQRAMHNIDDLLHKNVECYVDDLVLKHYFQDHVVRLVSRANPIKFVMSKPVLSDRLARWYLQFQQFEIVYIPQKAIKGQALADFLADHLIPDDWKLADELHDEDAMAVEVQPPWKMYFDAAAHRGGAGASVVFVTPQVPPPNEAEGEENELKHLVSIFEVEKEEWRQPIIDYLCYGILPENSRKRTEIRRRAPRFLHYKDTLYRRLFEGVLLRFLGEEEALQALQEAHSRPFDAWGLDVVGPLPKSSGGHLYILAATDYFSKWAEVVALKEVKKENVANNGKPFDNRLMNKICELFGFKQHNSSMYNADANGLAEAFNKTICNLLKKVVYKSKRDWNERMEEALWGSSLQNGMGHMSYKKLTQVRLTSWLMQMIFNEADWEARFRCGNSLNQLLKRTGIAKAAVQLYGIYLVNSNFNITWLFFKFK, encoded by the exons atgattccaatcgatcaactgaaggagttcatcgaaggaaccattaagaacaaatatgaagttgctgtCAAATCCTCCCTTACGTATGCAAAGccgtacactgcaagggtcgatacgttgaagatgcctgctggctatcaacctccgaaGTTTCAACAGTTTAATGGTAAAAGTAATCCAAAGCAACATATTGCGCACTTCGtggagacgtgcaacaatgctaggacttatggagattacctcatcaagcagtttgtccgctcgctaaaaggaaatgcttttgactggtacacagACCTCGAGGCTAGATCTATCGAcagctgggatcaactagagcaagaattcctcaatcgcttttataaCACAAGACGCACGGTGAGTATGATAgagcttacaaatactcgtcaacgaaagggggaaccagtcatcgactttatcaatcgttggaggaacACAAGCCTCAACTacaaagacaggcttagtgaagcttcaggcatagagatgtgcatccaag agctgatgatcgatgctactactggttacgaggcaatgtctttcatggaCGGTTCGTCGGGATATAACCAAATTtgcatggcaccaaaagatgaagagcttccTGCGTTTCGCACCCCCAaaggtatttattgctacaaggtaatgccttttggcttgaagaatgctggtgctacttaccaaagggctatgcatAATATCGAtgatcttctccacaagaatgttgaatgctatgttgacgacttggtg ttgaagcactactttcaagatCATGTCGTTCGTTTGGTTTCTagagcaaatcccatcaagttcgtgatgtcaaaacctgtccttagtgatcgactagcaaggtggtacctccagtttcaacaatttgaaatcgTGTACATTCCTCAAAAGGCTATAAAAGGACAAGCGTTAGcggacttcttggcagatcatctgATACCTGATGACTGGAAGCTAGCTGATGAACTACATGATGAGGACGCAATGGccgttgaagttcaacctccatggaagatgtactttgatgctGCTGCGCATCGTGGGGGAGCCGGGGCTAgtgtagtatttgtcactcctcaag taccgccgccaaatgaggctgaaggtgaagaaaatgaactcaagcatcttgtttCTATTtttgaagttgagaaagaagaatggcgacaacctattatcgactacttatgctatgggatacttccagaaaattcGAGGAAAAGGACTGAAATCCGtcgtcgtgcacctcgcttccttcACTACAaggatactctatacagaaggttATTCGAGGGAGTACTATTGCGATTcctaggagaagaagaagcactccAAGCATTGCAAGAGGCACATTCTAga ccatttgacgcttggggattggatgttgttggaccactgccaaagtcctctggtggccacctatacatcttggctgcaactgattacttctcaaaatgggctgaagtcGTTGCTCTTAAAGaggtaaaaaaggaaaatgttgcaa ATAATGGCAAGCCGTTCGACAACAGGCTGATGAATAAGATTTGTGagctctttggcttcaagcaacataACTCGTCGATGTACAATGCTGacgccaatggtctagctgaggcattcaacaaaactatatgcaacttgttaaagaaagtcgtctacaaatccaaacgagattggaatgaacgtatggaagaagctctatgg ggaagttcacttcaaaatgggatgggtcATATGTCGTATAAGAAGCTTACTCAAGTGaggcttacaagctggttgatgcaaATG ATCTTCAATGAAGCTGATTGGGAAGCGAGATTTCGATGTGGGAATAGCTTAAATCAGTTATTAAAAAGAACTGGGATTGCTAAGGCGGCAGTACAACTGTACGGGATCTACTTGGTTAACTCCAATTTTAATATTACTTGGCTCTTCTTCAAGTTCAAGTAG